CTAAAATTACCATTATGAGAATGAAAATACTTATAATCACTGGATTCACTCTACTAGCTTGCATTACAGGTTATTTAATTCTTTTCACATTCTTTTCTAAAGAGACTTGCATAAAATTAAATAACAATACTACGTCTTCGATTAAATTAATAAAAACATGCAAAACTAGTTTAGATACTTTAATTACTAACATTCCACCAAAAAATGAGATATGTATTGGGAATTGGGAAGTATTGTTTGGTAAATTAGAGAATAAAGGTATTACTGAAATCAATGAAAGATATAGCTTACTCAAAGTTATTCTACCAGAAAATAGCGAAATAGATTTATTAAAAATAACTCCTGAATATAAAATTTCAGGAAATGAAAATCAATATAGCTATCAAATAAAATAAATTATTTTTTTAATTCAATTCCCAATTCTTTAAACTGTAGTTCACTTATTTCAGATGGTGAATCAATCATGACATCTCTTCCTGAGTTATTTTTTGGAAATGCAATAAAATCACGGATAGATTCACTACCTCCAAACAACGAGCAAATTCTATCGAAACCAAATGCGATACCGCCATGAGGTGGAGCCCCATATTCGAAAGCATTCATTAAAAATCCAAATTGTTTCTGAGCCTCTTCATCAGTAAATCCAAGTATTCCGAACATTTGTTTTTGTAAATCTCTATCGTAAATCCTTATTGACCCACCTCCTACTTCAACACCGTTTATAACAAGATCGTAAGCATTGGCGCGTACTTTACCGGCTTCTTTTTCTAATAAATGAATATCTTCTGGTTTTGGAGAAGTAAACGGATGGTGTTTTGCATAATATCTTTGAGTTTCTTCATCCCATTCCAATAAAGGAAAATCGCAAACCCACAGAGGACAATAAACATCTGGTTTACGCAAACCAAGTCTGTTGCCCATCTCTAAACGAAGCTCAGATAATGCTTTCTGAGTTTTTTCTTCTTTTCCTGCAAGAATTAAAATTAAATCACCAGGTTCTGCATTAAATTTTACAGCCCATTTTTTTAATTCTTCTTCGTTATAAAATTTATCTACTGATGATTTTAAAGTACCATCTGTATTGTATCTTGCGTAAACCAAGCCTGTAGCGCCAATTTGCGGACGTTTCACAAAATCAGTTAACTCATCTAATTGTTTTCGGGTATATTCGGCACAACCCTTAGCACAAATACCAACAACTAGTTCGGCATCGTCAAAAACTTTAAATTCTTTACCTTTTACTACGTCGTTTAATTCAACAAAAGTCATTTTAAAACGCAAATCTGGTTTATCGCAACCATAATTTTTCATAGCAAAATCATAGCTCATACGAGGGAATTCATGTATGTCAATTCCCTTTACATTTTTGAAAAGGTGCTTTGTTAAACCTTCAAACATATTTAAAATATCTTCCTGCTCAACAAAAGCCATCTCGCAATCAATCTGAGTAAACTCCGGCTGACGATCGGCTCTTAAATCTTCATCTCTGAAACATCTAACAATTTGAAAATATCTATCGTATCCAGCAACCATAAGCAATTGCTTAAATGTTTGTGGTGATTGAGGTAATGCATAAAACTGCCCCTGATTCATTCTTGATGGAACAACAAAATCGCGCGCTCCTTCAGGTGTTGACTTAATTAAAAAAGGAGTTTCTATTTCAAAAAATTTATGAGAATTTAGATAATTTCTTGTCTCTACTCCCATATTGTGACGTAACTCAATATTATTTTTAATTGGAGTTCTTCTTAAATCCAGATAACGGTATTTCATTCTTATTTCATCACCACCATCGCTTTCATCCTCAATTGTAAATGGAGGTGTTATTGATTTATTTAGAATTTTTAATGTCTGAACTTTTAATTCAATTTCTCCAGTTTCCATTTTAGGATTCTTTGACTCGCGCTCTATTACTTCACCCGTAACCTGAATAACAAACTCACGACCAAGAGATTTTACCTTTTCGAGTAATTCAGCATCTATATTTTCGCGTTCAAAAACTAATTGTGTAATTCCATATCTGTCTCGCAAATCAATCCACATCATTGCACCTTTATCGCGTATACGCTGCACCCAGCCGCTTAAAGTCACAACATTACCTATATTCTTGATATTAAGTTCTCCGCAAGTATGAGTTCTGTACATAATCTTTTATTTTTTCTTCCGCGAAGTTAAAAATTTTATCAAACTTAAATATGTCATTATTTTAAAAATAGGTAGCTTTGCAAAAAAATACTATGATAGTAGTTACAGGTGCAGCAGGTTTTATTGGAAGCGTATTAGTTTCGCGACTTAATAAAGAAAATTTTAAAGATATTATTCTTGTTGATGATTTTTCGAAAACTGAAAAAGCATCAAATATTGAAAATAAAATTTTCACAGCTAAAGTAGATCGAAAAGATTTTTTTGCATGGTTAAATGACAATCATAAATTTGTTCAATTTATTTTCCACATAGGCGCAAGAACCGACACTACTGAATTTGACAAATCAATTTTTGATGAATTAAATTTTAATTATTCACAAAAAGTTTGGAAAGCTTGTGTTGAATTTGGCTTACCATTAATTTATGCATCTTCTGCTGCTACATATGGAGAAGGCGAACTTGGATACAATGATGACGAGTCATTAATTCCACAATTAAAACCTTTAAATCCATATGGTGAATCGAAAAACAATTTTGATATCTGGGCATTACAACAAAGTGAAAAACCGTATTTCTGGACAGGTCTTAAATTCTTTAATGTTTTTGGTCCGAATGAATATCATAAAGCAAGAATGGCATCTGTAGTATTTCACGCATTCAATCAGATTAAAGCAACAGGAAAAATGAAATTATTCCGTTCACATAAAGAAGGCTTTGGTGACGGAGAACAAAAAAGGGATTTTATTTATGTTAAAGATTTAATAGATGTATTATATTTTTTAATGCACCACAGAAAAAATTCCGGTATTTATAACTTAGGTACAGGATATGCAAGAACTTTTAATGATTTAGTATTAGCTACATATTCTGCAATGAATATTAAACCAGACATCTCATTTATTGATACCCCAATTGATATTCGTGACAAATACCAGTATTTTACAGAAGCTAAAATGGACAAATTAATTAACATAGGATACAATAAATCTTTTACTTCACTTGAAGATGCTGTTAATGATTATGTAAAAAACTATCTCTCTACTAATTCCAGATTATAAATTTTTTATGAATATTACTAAAAAGAAGATTAAAATAGCTCTAACTATTTTATTGTGTACGTTGTTTGTAATTATTTTAACAGCATTAATATTTAAGCAAAATATATTCAATCATTTCTTAAACTCAAAAATAGAGTCGTTCAATAAAAATCATAATGGCACTATTTCAATTGAGAATTCAAAGTTAAGTGGTATTACAAACATTGAGTTTAAAAATATAAATATTTTTCCTTTGAATGGAGACACATTAATTAAAATTGATAGTATTAATGCTGATTTAAAATTTTGGGATATTATTTTTGGAGATGTTAATTTCAATTCACTTAATATAACAAATATCAGAATAAATGTTATTCTTGCTGACAGTACAGATAATTTCAGCTTTTTGTTAAAAAATAATTCAGCTGATTCAACTGATACAGTCCCTGATAAAGATGTAAATTATTACAAACGCAGTAATTTAATATTCAATGCATTATTTGGGCACATTCCATATTCCATGTCAATAAAGAATCTGAATATCTTTTACAAACATGAAAATGATTCCTTAAATGCTAACACTATAGATATTTCTTACAAAGAAAATAGTTTCAAAACAAGAGTTCATCTAAATGATGGTAAATACAAGTCTGAAATCAGAATTGTAGGAAAAATAATTCCAGACACAAGAACTGCAGCAATAAAGGTAAATCAAGTAGGTAAATCAAATAAAATAATTGCCGGATTAATGAATTCTTATAAAACTGATTTAAGTTTTGATACTGCCTTTTTCAGTTTTATTCAAACTACAGAAGGAGGTTATGTTAATCTACTTGGAAAATCTTATATAAGTAATTTTAAAATAAACCAACCTTCAATCTCAAAAACAGATGTAAAATTTGATGATCTTAAATTTGATTTCAATTTAAGAATAGGTGAAAACTATTTTCAACTCGACAGTAGTTCTACTGTATATATTAATACTTTGTCATTTAATCCATTTATCAATTATACCATAGCTCCTACAAAACAACTTACACTAAAAATTCACAAGCCATTTTTTCCATCACAGCAATTATTTGAATCATTACCAGAAGGGCTATTTCACACTTTATATGGAATAAAAACTAAAGGAGAATTAGCATATAACCTTGATTTTTTTGTTGATTTTTCTATACCTGATTCATTGAAATTCTCATCAGAGTTATTAAAGAAATATTTTGGAATTCAACAATTCGGAAATGTAAATTACTCTATGATGCAAAATGAGTTTTCGCATACAGCATTTGAAAAAGGTGAACCTGTAAAAACATTTATGGTTGGATTCAGTAATCCTGATTTTACACCACTAAATCTTGTTTCGCCTTTTATGAGGGATGCCATTTTATGTACAGAAGACGGAGCATTTTTTTACCATCGTGGATTTATAATGGAATCTATTCAACAATCAATTGCCGAAGATATAAAACGTAAAAAATTTGCCAGAGGTGGAAGTACAATTTCAATGCAACTTGTTAAAAATGTTTTCCTAAATAGGAATAAAACAATTGCAAGAAAAATTGAAGAAATTATTATTGTATGGTTAATAGAAAATCAAGGACTTTGCACTAAAGAAAGAATGTATGAAGTTTATCTTAACATTATAGAATGGGGTCCAGGTATATATGGAATTACAGATGCATCAAGATTTTACTTTAATAAAAAACCGGCAGATTTATCTCTTTCTGAAGCAATTTATCTTGCCTCAATAATACCAAAGCCAAAATATTTTAAGTATAGTTTTGATGCTAACGGTGGGTTAAATTCATCGGTAAAAGAATTTATCATTGCTATTGCTAACAAAATGTTGAATAAGAAAATGATTACTGATTCTGAGTTACAAAATATTAATCCTGATATTACAATATCCGGTGAAGCGAAGTCTTATATTGTTCCTGCTGACTCAATGCAAACTTTCGAACAATTAGAGCTGAATTTCCCAAAATAATCTTTAATAAAAAATGTATGAAGGAGGAATAAATCTCCTTCATACATTAACTATTTTTATTTTTCCTTTAAAAGATAGAAGAATCCTTTGAATTCAAAATCTACATCTTTCTTACCCTTTGCAGTAATAATATAATAATAAACTCCGGGCGACGCTTCTGATTTGCCAATTTTACCATCCCATCCGCCTTCAGCATTATCCCATTCATAAAGTTTCTTACCCCATCTGTTTAGAATTACTGCATGAAAAGTTTCAATTGATTTACTATGAACCTGAAAAATATCATTCTGTCCATCATTATTGGGAGTAAATGAATTTGGTACTTCCATTACAGGATATGCATCAACACAAAGTGGATTAAATTCCATTGTGTCTTTACATCCCCATTTACTTTCGGCAACTAATACAATCTGAAAACAACCTTCCTCTGCAAAAATATAATTTGGAGCTTCCTGAGTACTTGTATATACAAGAGTACCGGCTTCATCATAAACTCTCCAGGAATAACGACGACCACCTATAGAAGTATTAATAAATTGCACATTATAAGGAACAGCCTGATGTTGTTCAAGCAACATTGTTTCAAATTGTGCAGTTACCTTTCCAGTATCAGCAACAAAAATTGAGATTGTATCGTGACAAACTGTTCCAGGAGTTGCATCATCAGATAACGACTCTCCATTTACAATAACTCCGTACGAAGTTAATGGGCACAACTGAGTTTGTAACAAAGCAGATGGATTCACAAAAGAGGTATCAATCCAGTTAAAAGTATAATAATTGGAATGTGTACCATTTGCAGTACTTAACAAAATTTCTCCATTACAATCCATACAATGAGCATCGGTTAAATCATATGATGGATTAAATGGAGCAGGCTCAATCACCTGATGAGTAACAATACCACTTCGGCAACCCCATGTATTTGTTGTTATTAATGTAACATTATGTTGTTCGCCAGTTGGCCAGCTAACATAAATTGTATCTGATACTGTTGTATTTATTATAACTGGAGATAAATTACCATTAGGGTATGACCACTCGTAATTTGTTATCATATAATCAATGTGACCAGGAAGTGGCCATGTGGTAGCAATAATCATAGAGCTATCGTGACGACAGGCTGGCATTGTTGTAGAAAAAGTTCCGCTTGGGTAAGGTGCAAAATATAACCTTAAAGTATCACTATCAGTGCAACCTTCATTATGTTCTTGCCATACAAATTCTTTATATCTGTCACCAGTAATATTAAACACTGAATAATTTCCAACACCTGACATATATAGACTATCATTATAAACCGGTGTATTAGGAGGACCTTGAAGTCCACCAAAATGCACATTTATATCCTCGCTTGTCCAATCTCCAATGCCAATTGAAGGAACAGCAGCCATTTGATAATTTAAACCACAAACAGTGTCAGTTTTAATTTGATGATTGTTTCCAAATAAACCTGGCCAGTAATGTGGCCCTGCATTAGCTACAGGTTGTTGAATAAACTTTACAGGTACAGCATCTGAGGTGTCTCTGCAATCTCCATTAACGGTTACCCAATAAAAGTTATGATAACCGTAATAATCTACACTACCAGTATCAATAGAAGCAATTGGACTTGGGCTTACAGGCGAAGGAGTAAATGTTGTAGAAAAAATATCATCAATCCAATAACCTGACCCATATGCTGGTTGTTGAGCATTTAACAAAGTATACATAGGACCGCAAACAGTAGAATCAGCAGGATCTACCAAATGAACTGCATCCTGAATACTTCCGAAATAAACATTTACAGAATCATATTCAGTACAACCATTAAGTGTTTCGAACCAATACATAGTTATCATTTCATTTTCTGAGCCATATCTTATTGGTGTTGTTGGCAAGTATGCATTTGATGGAGTATATGTACCATTAATAACATCGTAAAAAGCAACTCCTGATGTATTACTCCAATAACCACCGCTTACGCTTGGAGTTGCACTTATAATTGCCCACAAACCGCAAACAGAGAAATCTAAACCGGCATCAGGCATTGGAATTACTTTAAATTCAACTCTAACAGTATCCCGATCATAACATACTGTATTTCCCTGATTCATTTCTTTCCATATAAAATCATATATCCCATAATTTGTAACAGTTACATCACCATCAGGTGCTGTTGTAGGAATAAAATTAGCAATACCTGGAGCTGGTAACAACGTACTCCAAATACCACTATGATTATTAATACTCCAATCACCACCTAAATTATACGACAATCCACATACGGTTGTATCAACACCTGCATTTGCTGCAGGCTTCTGGTAAAATGTTACTAACACACTGTCTACAGAATAACAAACTGGTCCATTATATGCATTCCAATAAAACCATACAGGGTGCTGACTATTCGAATTAAAAAAACCAGAGCCAAGTGTTGCTGCACTAACATTTGGGTCCCATTGAACAGTGCCTGACCCCGTTGGTATGATTGACAGGCCAGGAATATTACATGTCCAGTGACCACTAGACATACCACTTCCAATTGTATCAGCTCCTAATTGTGTTAACACACCACAAACAGATTGTGTTGGACCAGCTTCAGCATGAGGCAATTTAACAAAAGTTACAGATAAAGTATCAGTGCCATAACATTGTCCGTCAAAAACATGCCATACTAAAGAAACCGTAAATGAACTAGAAGTTGTTGTGGTTGTCCATACATAAGGACTAGGATCACTTGAACTACTTGAAAACACAATATTGGAACTATTAGCCGTCCACCATCCAGGATAAGTACTATCAGCTGAAAGATTTATTGAATTACCACATGCGACTTCATCTAATCCTGCAAATGCATATGGTGGTGGAATAAGTATTACAGAAACAGTATCAGTATCATAACAGGATCCATTATTTGCAGTCCATTGAATTAAATAAGTACCTGGCGTAGTACTCGTAAACGTTGTTATCGCAGAATTTGAATTAGCAAATGAAATTGTTGCAGGACCAGATACCTGTGACCATGAACCTGTTCCAACATTTGTATATCCATGTAACGTTGCTCCAAGCTGACATGTTGAAATATCAGTACCTGCATTTGCAGTAGGAGGCTCATTAAAATTTATGATAACATTGTCAGAATTTATACAGCCACCTCCATCATTAACCGACCAGGTAAAAGTATA
This sequence is a window from Bacteroidia bacterium. Protein-coding genes within it:
- the aspS gene encoding aspartate--tRNA ligase, yielding MYRTHTCGELNIKNIGNVVTLSGWVQRIRDKGAMMWIDLRDRYGITQLVFERENIDAELLEKVKSLGREFVIQVTGEVIERESKNPKMETGEIELKVQTLKILNKSITPPFTIEDESDGGDEIRMKYRYLDLRRTPIKNNIELRHNMGVETRNYLNSHKFFEIETPFLIKSTPEGARDFVVPSRMNQGQFYALPQSPQTFKQLLMVAGYDRYFQIVRCFRDEDLRADRQPEFTQIDCEMAFVEQEDILNMFEGLTKHLFKNVKGIDIHEFPRMSYDFAMKNYGCDKPDLRFKMTFVELNDVVKGKEFKVFDDAELVVGICAKGCAEYTRKQLDELTDFVKRPQIGATGLVYARYNTDGTLKSSVDKFYNEEELKKWAVKFNAEPGDLILILAGKEEKTQKALSELRLEMGNRLGLRKPDVYCPLWVCDFPLLEWDEETQRYYAKHHPFTSPKPEDIHLLEKEAGKVRANAYDLVINGVEVGGGSIRIYDRDLQKQMFGILGFTDEEAQKQFGFLMNAFEYGAPPHGGIAFGFDRICSLFGGSESIRDFIAFPKNNSGRDVMIDSPSEISELQFKELGIELKK
- a CDS encoding transglycosylase domain-containing protein gives rise to the protein MNITKKKIKIALTILLCTLFVIILTALIFKQNIFNHFLNSKIESFNKNHNGTISIENSKLSGITNIEFKNINIFPLNGDTLIKIDSINADLKFWDIIFGDVNFNSLNITNIRINVILADSTDNFSFLLKNNSADSTDTVPDKDVNYYKRSNLIFNALFGHIPYSMSIKNLNIFYKHENDSLNANTIDISYKENSFKTRVHLNDGKYKSEIRIVGKIIPDTRTAAIKVNQVGKSNKIIAGLMNSYKTDLSFDTAFFSFIQTTEGGYVNLLGKSYISNFKINQPSISKTDVKFDDLKFDFNLRIGENYFQLDSSSTVYINTLSFNPFINYTIAPTKQLTLKIHKPFFPSQQLFESLPEGLFHTLYGIKTKGELAYNLDFFVDFSIPDSLKFSSELLKKYFGIQQFGNVNYSMMQNEFSHTAFEKGEPVKTFMVGFSNPDFTPLNLVSPFMRDAILCTEDGAFFYHRGFIMESIQQSIAEDIKRKKFARGGSTISMQLVKNVFLNRNKTIARKIEEIIIVWLIENQGLCTKERMYEVYLNIIEWGPGIYGITDASRFYFNKKPADLSLSEAIYLASIIPKPKYFKYSFDANGGLNSSVKEFIIAIANKMLNKKMITDSELQNINPDITISGEAKSYIVPADSMQTFEQLELNFPK
- a CDS encoding gliding motility-associated C-terminal domain-containing protein encodes the protein MIKIFVFSVLLFIVIVTEIKSQTYNLNSSINNTTISGCNFTLYDSGGPVSSYQNSENYTVTFCSGNSDCLQLQFAGNFGLEQGFENLSIHDGNSTGANLLASLDGYILPTTYTTSGSCVTIHFTSDGSVTYEGFQINITCTGNCYVPPPPPTNDDPCTAFNITVNPTCNYTAYTCQNATGTTTVPAPTCASGYMGSDVWFSTVVASTGVIVQLGAGGMSDIGMAIYSGTSCSALTEILCNEPSAGLPPSQLVGSALAGQTIWIRVWQPYNSSPSSFNICAFEPAPPPPTNSGCPNANFAFQDFTNWQGFTGTYSACCPSTGIVNGRHTIMNAPGTDPNTGNALNILPPGLSVGARLGNESTGAQAERLRYTLTVNASNSMFFYRYAVVLEDPAHDLSDQPKFDIMILDANNNIVDPMCGMYSIISGGSIPGFQSFGTTRWKDWTVVGIDLSPYMGQNISIEYTTYDCLQTGHYGYAYLSCDCMPMGINVGFCVGNLDAELSAPPGFSYLWSPGGATSQSITINNPTIGTTYTCELTAPNGCQITLTSVLEQTYMTPGFSIDPVVCTYNVQLYDTSFVNQGTIGAWNWDFGDGTTSNLQNPLHTFPAPGTYTITLVVSSAAGGCTDTVSHQVTIFPAPIANAGPDVTACALEYTLQATPSTGVGTWTGSGPGLFSFIGGVNNTNSIVQVSTTGVYTFTWSVNDGGGCINSDNVIINFNEPPTANAGTDISTCQLGATLHGYTNVGTGSWSQVSGPATISFANSNSAITTFTSTTPGTYLIQWTANNGSCYDTDTVSVILIPPPYAFAGLDEVACGNSINLSADSTYPGWWTANSSNIVFSSSSSDPSPYVWTTTTTSSSFTVSLVWHVFDGQCYGTDTLSVTFVKLPHAEAGPTQSVCGVLTQLGADTIGSGMSSGHWTCNIPGLSIIPTGSGTVQWDPNVSAATLGSGFFNSNSQHPVWFYWNAYNGPVCYSVDSVLVTFYQKPAANAGVDTTVCGLSYNLGGDWSINNHSGIWSTLLPAPGIANFIPTTAPDGDVTVTNYGIYDFIWKEMNQGNTVCYDRDTVRVEFKVIPMPDAGLDFSVCGLWAIISATPSVSGGYWSNTSGVAFYDVINGTYTPSNAYLPTTPIRYGSENEMITMYWFETLNGCTEYDSVNVYFGSIQDAVHLVDPADSTVCGPMYTLLNAQQPAYGSGYWIDDIFSTTFTPSPVSPSPIASIDTGSVDYYGYHNFYWVTVNGDCRDTSDAVPVKFIQQPVANAGPHYWPGLFGNNHQIKTDTVCGLNYQMAAVPSIGIGDWTSEDINVHFGGLQGPPNTPVYNDSLYMSGVGNYSVFNITGDRYKEFVWQEHNEGCTDSDTLRLYFAPYPSGTFSTTMPACRHDSSMIIATTWPLPGHIDYMITNYEWSYPNGNLSPVIINTTVSDTIYVSWPTGEQHNVTLITTNTWGCRSGIVTHQVIEPAPFNPSYDLTDAHCMDCNGEILLSTANGTHSNYYTFNWIDTSFVNPSALLQTQLCPLTSYGVIVNGESLSDDATPGTVCHDTISIFVADTGKVTAQFETMLLEQHQAVPYNVQFINTSIGGRRYSWRVYDEAGTLVYTSTQEAPNYIFAEEGCFQIVLVAESKWGCKDTMEFNPLCVDAYPVMEVPNSFTPNNDGQNDIFQVHSKSIETFHAVILNRWGKKLYEWDNAEGGWDGKIGKSEASPGVYYYIITAKGKKDVDFEFKGFFYLLKEK
- the rfaD gene encoding ADP-glyceromanno-heptose 6-epimerase, which encodes MIVVTGAAGFIGSVLVSRLNKENFKDIILVDDFSKTEKASNIENKIFTAKVDRKDFFAWLNDNHKFVQFIFHIGARTDTTEFDKSIFDELNFNYSQKVWKACVEFGLPLIYASSAATYGEGELGYNDDESLIPQLKPLNPYGESKNNFDIWALQQSEKPYFWTGLKFFNVFGPNEYHKARMASVVFHAFNQIKATGKMKLFRSHKEGFGDGEQKRDFIYVKDLIDVLYFLMHHRKNSGIYNLGTGYARTFNDLVLATYSAMNIKPDISFIDTPIDIRDKYQYFTEAKMDKLINIGYNKSFTSLEDAVNDYVKNYLSTNSRL